The Inquilinus sp. Marseille-Q2685 genomic interval GACCGGCCATCGGAGGCTGGGGAATGACGACGGGATCCGACATCGCGGCCGGGCGCCTCGGCGCCGAGCGCATCGCCGAGGACTTCGCGGAGATCCATCCGCCGCTCGACCGGCGCACCGCGCTGATCGAAGCCAGCCGCTGCTATTTCTGCTACGACGCGCCCTGCATCGAGGCCTGCCCGACCGGCATCGACATCCCGGCCTTCATCAAGGGCATCGCCACCGACAATGTGAAGGGCGCGGCGCAGACCATCCTGACCGCCAACATCATGGGCGGCATGTGCGCCCGGGTCTGCCCGGTCGAGGAGCTGTGCGAGGACGCCTGCGTCCGCAACCACCAGGAGGAGAAGCCGGTGGCGATCAGCGCCCTGCAGCGCTATGCCACCGACCATGTGTTCCTGCGCAACGAGCAGCTGTTCAGCCGCGCGCCGTCGACCGGCCGGCGTATCGCCGTGGTCGGCGCCGGCCCGGCCGGCCTCGCCTGCGCCCACCGCCTCGCCGTGCTGGGCCACGACGTCGTGGTGTTCGAGGCGAAAGAGAAGGCTGGCGGGCTGAACGAATACGGCCTCGCCGCCTACAAGATGGCGGACGGCTTCGCCCAGGCCGAGCTGGCCTACATCCTCGAGATCGGCGGCATCGAGATCCGCACCGGCATGGCGCTGGGCCGCGACGTGTCCCTGGGCGAGCTGCGCCGCGATTACGACGCCGTGTTCCTCGGCCTCGGCCACAACGCGGTCAACGCGCTCGGCTGCGACGGCGAGACCCTGGCCGGGGTGGAGAGCGCGGTCGACTTCATCGCCCGTCTGCGCCAGGCCGCGGACAAGCGGACGGTGCCGATCGGCCGCCGCGTGGTGGTGATCGGCGGCGGCAACACCGCGATCGACGCCGCCACCCAGGCCAAGCGGCTGGGGGCGGAGGAGGTGATGCTGGTCTACCGCCGCGGCGCCGAGCAGATGTCCGCCACCTGGAAGGAACAGGACTGGACGCAGGTCAACGGCGTCACCGTCCGGCACTGGGCGCAGCCGCGCCGCATCCTGGGCTGGCCGGCCAACGGCAAGGCCGCGTCGGTCAAGGAGGTCGAGTTCGAGCACACCCAGCTCGACGCCCAGGGCCGCCTGACCGGCACCGGCGACCGCTTCACCATCCTGGCCGATCAGGTCTTCACCGCCATCGGCCAGTACCTCGTGCCCTCCGCGTTCGCGAACGAGGCCGAGACGCTGGACATGGCCGGCAACCGCATCGCGGTGAACGAGGAGCGGCAGACCTCGCTGTCCGGCGTCTGGGCCGGCGGCGACTGCGTGCCGGGCCAGGACCTGACCGTCAGCGCCGTGCAGGACGGCAAGCTGGCGGCGCTGTCGATCGACCGGGCGCTGCGGCGCTGAATGTGCTACATTGGTAGTGCATTCGGAGGAGTAACGCCATGAACGACGGATCCAGCACCACCATCACCCTGCGCGAGGCCAATCAGGGCTTCGCCGAGATGATCCGCGCGGTCGAATCCGGCCAGGAGTTCGTCATCACCCGCCGCGGCGAGCCGGTGGCCCGGGTGGTGCCGGTGTCGCGCCGGCGCGTGCTGACCCCGTCGCAGCAGGCGGCGCTGGAGCGGACGCGGGCGCGCATGGCTCATGGATACCGCAGCGAATCGCCGGAGCCTTTCGACCGGGATGCGCTGCATGACCGATAGGCGGTTCACCCTGGACACCAACATCCTGATCCATGCGATCGACAGCGGCGAGGGCAATAAGCACAGCCGGGCGAGGGAGATCGTCGAGCGCGCCGCGCAGACGGATTGCGTTCTCGCGATCCAGGCGTTGGGGGAGTTCTATGTCACTTCGCAGCGCCGCCGCCTGTTGCCGGCGGCCGATGCCGCAGCCCAGGTCGCCGATTGGATGGAGCTGTTCGCGACCATGGCCCCGGCCACGGCGAACACCATGACGGCGGCGCGAGAAGCCGCCGCCGCGCGGTTCGGCTACTGGGATGCGATGCTGCTGTCGACCGCCGACAGCCATGGCTGCACCACGCTGCTGAGCGAAGACATGGCGGACGGCGTGACGCTGGGCGGCGTTACCGTGCGCAACCCGTTCCGGGGCGACCGGCTGCCGGACGAGATCGAGGCGCTGCTGACGGTTTGACCCGGCCGGCGCCGTCGGTCGGACGACAGGAAAGCGGCCGCAGAGCCGCGGGATCTTTTGGAGGCTTCGATGGCCGATCTGAGCAACGACTTCCTGGGGATCCGCTCCCCGAACCCGTACTGGCTGGCCTCGGCGCCGCCGACGGACAAGGAGTACAACGTCGTCCGCGCCTTCCGCGCCGGCTGGGGCGGGGTGGTGTGGAAGACGCTGGGCGAGGACCCGCCGGTGGTCAACGTCTCCTCCCGCTACGGCGCCGTCAGCTATAACGGCACCCGCGTCGCCGGCCTCAACAACATCGAGCTGATCACCGACCGGCCGCTGGAGCTCAACCTGCGCGAGATCAAGCAGGTCAAGCGCGACTGGCCGGACCGGGCACTGATCGTGTCGCTGATGGTGCCCTGCGAGGAGGCGAGCTGGAAGGCGATCCTGCCGCTGGTCGAGGACACCGGCGCCGACGGCATCGAGCTGAACTTCGGCTGCCCGCACGGCATGTCGGAACGCGGCATGGGCTCCGCCGTCGGCCAGGTGCCGGAATATGTCGAGATGGTCACCCGCTGGTGCAAGCAGCACTCGCGCATGCCGGTGATCGTCAAGCTGACGCCGAACATCACCAACATCCTGGGGCCGGCGCGGGCGGCGAAGCGCGGCGGCGCCGACGCGGTGTCGCTGATCAACACCATCCAGTCGATCGTGTCGATCGACCTCGACCTGATGGCGCCGACGCCGACGGTCGACGGCCTCGGTACCCATGGCGGCTATTGCGGCCCGGCGGTGAAGCCGATCGCGCTGCGCATGGTCGGGCAGATCGCGCGCGACCCGGAATGCCGGGGCATGGCGATCTCGGCGATCGGCGGCGTCTCGACCTGGCGCGACGCGGCGGAGTTCATGGCGCTGGGCGCCACCAACGTCCAGGTCTGCACCGCGGCGATGACCCACGGCT includes:
- a CDS encoding PIN domain-containing protein, translating into MTDRRFTLDTNILIHAIDSGEGNKHSRAREIVERAAQTDCVLAIQALGEFYVTSQRRRLLPAADAAAQVADWMELFATMAPATANTMTAAREAAAARFGYWDAMLLSTADSHGCTTLLSEDMADGVTLGGVTVRNPFRGDRLPDEIEALLTV
- a CDS encoding NAD(P)-dependent oxidoreductase: MTTGSDIAAGRLGAERIAEDFAEIHPPLDRRTALIEASRCYFCYDAPCIEACPTGIDIPAFIKGIATDNVKGAAQTILTANIMGGMCARVCPVEELCEDACVRNHQEEKPVAISALQRYATDHVFLRNEQLFSRAPSTGRRIAVVGAGPAGLACAHRLAVLGHDVVVFEAKEKAGGLNEYGLAAYKMADGFAQAELAYILEIGGIEIRTGMALGRDVSLGELRRDYDAVFLGLGHNAVNALGCDGETLAGVESAVDFIARLRQAADKRTVPIGRRVVVIGGGNTAIDAATQAKRLGAEEVMLVYRRGAEQMSATWKEQDWTQVNGVTVRHWAQPRRILGWPANGKAASVKEVEFEHTQLDAQGRLTGTGDRFTILADQVFTAIGQYLVPSAFANEAETLDMAGNRIAVNEERQTSLSGVWAGGDCVPGQDLTVSAVQDGKLAALSIDRALRR
- the preA gene encoding NAD-dependent dihydropyrimidine dehydrogenase subunit PreA; this encodes MADLSNDFLGIRSPNPYWLASAPPTDKEYNVVRAFRAGWGGVVWKTLGEDPPVVNVSSRYGAVSYNGTRVAGLNNIELITDRPLELNLREIKQVKRDWPDRALIVSLMVPCEEASWKAILPLVEDTGADGIELNFGCPHGMSERGMGSAVGQVPEYVEMVTRWCKQHSRMPVIVKLTPNITNILGPARAAKRGGADAVSLINTIQSIVSIDLDLMAPTPTVDGLGTHGGYCGPAVKPIALRMVGQIARDPECRGMAISAIGGVSTWRDAAEFMALGATNVQVCTAAMTHGFKIVEDMASGLANWMDGKGYATTRAFQGLAVPNFVEWQDLNINFKSIAHIDQDACIQCGKCYIACEDTSHQSIFKLRTPEGARRYEVNEAECVGCNLCMHVCPVDNCITMQAVDTGLPYLNWQHHPNNPMRKDAAE
- a CDS encoding type II toxin-antitoxin system Phd/YefM family antitoxin; its protein translation is MNDGSSTTITLREANQGFAEMIRAVESGQEFVITRRGEPVARVVPVSRRRVLTPSQQAALERTRARMAHGYRSESPEPFDRDALHDR